A region of Ictidomys tridecemlineatus isolate mIctTri1 chromosome 4, mIctTri1.hap1, whole genome shotgun sequence DNA encodes the following proteins:
- the Trim3 gene encoding tripartite motif-containing protein 3 isoform X2 yields MEAMQQAPDGAHDPEDPHPLSAVAGRPLSCPNHEGKTMEFYCEACETAMCGECRAGEHREHGTVLLRDVVEQHKAALQHQLEAVRGRLPQLSTAIALVGGISQQLQERKAEALAQISAAFEDLEQALQQRKQALVSDLENICGAKQKVLQTQLDTLRQGQEHIGSSCSFAEQALRLGSAPEVLLVRKHMRERLAALAAQAFPERPHENAQLELVLEVDGLRRSVLNLGALLTTSATAHETVATGEGLRQALVGQPASLTVTTKDKDGRLVRTGSAELRAEITGPDGTRLPVPVVDHKNGTYELVYTARTEGELLLSVLLYGQPVRGSPFRVRALRPGDLPPSPDDVKRRVKSPGGPGSHVRQKAVRRPSSMYSTGGKRKENPIEDELVFRVGSRGREKGEFTNLQGVSAASSGRIVVADSNNQCIQVFSNEGQFKFRFGVRGRSPGQLQRPTGVAVDTNGDIIVADYDNRWVSIFSPEGKFKTKIGAGRLMGPKGVAVDRNGHIIVVDNKSCCVFTFQPNGKLVGRFGGRGATDRHFAGPHFVAVNNKNEIVVTDFHNHSVKVYSADGEFLFKFGSHGEGNGQFNAPTGVAVDSNGNIIVADWGNSRIQVFDSSGSFLSYINTSAEPLYGPQGLALTSDGHVVVADAGNHCFKAYRYLQ; encoded by the exons ATGGAGGCCATGCAGCAAGCACCCGATGGGGCCCACGACCCCGAGGACCCCCACCCCCTCAGCGCTGTGGCTGGCCGCCCTCTCTCCTGCCCCAACCATGAAGGCAAG ACGATGGAATTTTACTGTGAGGCCTGTGAGACAGCCATGTGCGGAGAGTGCCGCGCAGGAGAGCATCGGGAGCATGGCACAGTGCTGCTGCGGGACGTGGTGGAGCAGCACAAGGCAGCCCTGCAGCACCAGCTTGAGGCTGTGCGTGGCCG CTTGCCCCAGTTGTCTACAGCTATTGCCTTAGTCGGGGGCATCAGCCAGCAGTTGCAAGAGCGCAAGGCAGAAGCCCTGGCCCAGATCAGTGCAGCCTTCGAGGACCTGGAGCAAGCGCTACAGCAGCGCAAGCAGGCTCTGGTCAGCGACTTGGAGAATATTTGTGGGGCCAAGCAGAAG GTGTTGCAAACCCAGTTAGACACACTGCGCCAGGGTCAGGAGCACATCGGCAGTAGCTGCAGCTTCGCGGAGCAGGCACTGCGTCTGGGCTCTGCCCCGGAGGTGTTACTGGTGCGCAAGCACATGCGAGAGAGGCTGGCAGCTCTGGCAGCTCAGGCCTTCCCAGAACGGCCACATGAGAATGCACAGCTAGAACTGGTCCTTGAGGTTGATGGGCTGCGAAGATCGGTGCTTAATCTGGGCGCATTGCTCACCACCAGTGCCACTGCACACGAGACAGTGGCCACAGGCGAGGGCCTGCGCCAGGCACTAGTGGGCCAACCCGCCTCGCTCACTGTCACTACCAAAGACAAAGATGGGCGGCTGGTGCGCACAGGCAGCGCTGAGCTGCGAGCAGAGATCACAGGCCCGGATGGCACGCGCCTTCCTGTGCCAGTGGTGGACCACAAGAACGGCACTTATGAGCTAGTGTACACTGCACGCACCGAAGGCGAGCTGCTCCTCTCAGTGCTGCTCTACGGGCAGCCAGTGCGTGGCAGCCCCTTCCGTGTGCGTGCCCTGCGTCCTGGGGACCTGCCACCTTCCCCTGACGACGTGAAGCGCCGTGTCAAGTCCCCTGGTGGACCAGGCAGCCATGTGCGCCAGAAGGCAGTGCGTAGGCCCAGCTCCATGTACAGCACAGGTGGCAAACGGAAGGAGAACCCAATTGAGGACGAGCTCGTCTTCCGTGTTG GCAGTCGTGGAAGAGAGAAGGGTGAATTCACTAATTTACAAGGTGTGTCTGCAGCTAGCAGTGGTCGCATTGTGGTAGCAGACAGCAACAATCAGTGTATCCAG GTTTTCTCCAATGAGGGCCAGTTCAAGTTCCGTTTTGGGGTCCGAGGGCGCTCACCTGGGCAACTGCAGCGCCCCACAGGTGTGGCAGTGGACACCAATGGAGACATTATCGTGGCAGACTATGACAACCGTTGGGTCAGCATCTTCTCCCCTGAGGGCAAATTCAAG ACCAAGATTGGAGCCGGCCGCCTCATGGGGCCCAAAGGAGTGGCTGTAGACCGGAATGGACATATCATTGTGGTTGACAACAAATCTTGCTGTGTCTTCACCTTCCAACCGAATGGCAAGCTGGTTGGACGTTTTGGGGGCCGTGGGGCTACTGACCGCCACTTTGCAG GGCCCCATTTTGTGGCTGTGAATAACAAGAACGAGATTGTAGTAACGGATTTCCATAACCATTCAGTGAAG GTATACAGTGCCGATGGAGAGTTCCTCTTCAAGTTTGGCTCCCATGGTGAGGGCAACGGGCAGTTCAACGCTCCCACAGGAGTAGCTGTGGACTCCAATGGGAACATCATTGTGGCAGACTGGGGCAACAGCCGTATCCAG GTGTTCGACAGCTCTGGCTCCTTCCTGTCCTATATCAACACTTCTGCAGAGCCACTGTATGGCCCACAGGGCTTGGCACTGACCTCGGATGGCCATGTGGTGGTGGCTGATGCTGGCAACCACTGCTTTAAGGCCTATCGCTACCTCCAGTAG
- the Arfip2 gene encoding arfaptin-2 isoform X2, which produces MVSGPNLNETSIVSGGYGGSGDGLIPTGSGRHPSHSTTPAGPGDEVARGIAGEKFDIVKKWGINTYKCTKQLLSERFGRGSRTVDLELELQIELLRETKRKYESVLQLGRALTAHLYSLLQTQHALGDAFADLSQKSPELQEEFGYNAETQKLLCKNGETLLGAVNFFVSSINTLVTKTMEDTLMTVKQYEAARLEYDAYRTDLEELSLGPRDAGTRGRLESAQATFQAHRDKYEKLRGDVAIKLKFLEENKIKVMHKQLLLFHNAVSAYFAGNQKQLEQTLQQFNIKLRPPGAEKPSWLEEQ; this is translated from the exons ATGGTGTCAGGACCCAACCTCAATGAAACTAGCATTGTGTCTGGTGGCTATGGGGGCTCTGGTGATGGACTCATCCCCACAG GGTCTGGCCGCCATCCATCTCACAGTACCACGCCTGCTGGCCCTGGAGATGAGGTGGCTCGGGGCATCGCTGGAGAGAAGTTTGACATTGTCAAGAAATGGGGCATCAACACATATAAG TGCACAAAACAGCTGTTATCAGAGCGATTTGGCCGGGGCTCCCGGACTGTGGACCTGGAGCTAGAGTTGCAGATTGAGTTGCTGCGTGAGACGAAGCGCAAGTATGAAAGTGTCCTGCAATTGGGTCGGGCACTGACAGCCCACCTCTACAGTCTGCTGCAGACTCAGCATGCACTAGGTGACGCCTTTGCTGACCTCAGCCAGAAGTCCCCAGAGCTTCAG GAGGAATTTGGATACAATGCAGAGACTCAGAAGCTGCTGTGCAAGAATGGGGAGACACTTCTAGGGGCTGTGAACTTCTTTGTTTCTAGCATCAACACTTTGGTCACCAAGACCATGGAAGACACACTCATGACTGTCAAACAGTATGAGGCTGCCAG gctggAATATGATGCCTACCGAACAGACTTAGAGGAGCTGAGCCTAGGTCCCCGGGATGCAGGGACACGTGGTCGACTTGAGAGCGCCCAGGCCACTTTCCAGGCCCATCGGGACAAGTATGAGAAGCTTCGGGGAGATGTGGCTATCAAGCTCAAGTTCCTGGAAGAAAACAAG ATCAAGGTGATGCACAAGCAGCTGCTGCTCTTCCACAATGCTGTGTCCGCCTACTTTGCTGGGAACCAGAAACAACTGGAGCAGACCCTGCAGCAGTTCAACATCAAGCTGCGGCCTCCAGGAGCTGAGAAGCCCTCCTGGCTAGAGGAGCAGTGA
- the Timm10b gene encoding mitochondrial import inner membrane translocase subunit Tim10 B isoform X2, with product MEQQQQQQQLRNEACLHSCAGKLIHSNHRLMAAYVQLMPALVQRRIADYEASSAVPGVTAEQPRVSSSGS from the exons atggagcagcagcagcagcagcaacaactgAGGAAC GAGGCTTGCCTGCATAGCTGCGCTGGGAAGCTGATCCATTCCAACCACCGCCTCATGGCTGCTTACGTTCAGCTCATGCCTGCTCTGGTACAGCGCCGCATCGCAGACTACGAGGCTTCCTCAGCTGTGCCGGGTGTTACTGCAGAACAGCCCAGAGTCTCGTCATCAGGCAGCTAG
- the Trim3 gene encoding tripartite motif-containing protein 3 isoform X1, with product MAKREDSPGPEVQPMDKQFLVCSICLDRYRCPKVLPCLHTFCERCLQNYIPAQSLTLSCPVCRQTSILPEQGVSALQNNFFISSLMEAMQQAPDGAHDPEDPHPLSAVAGRPLSCPNHEGKTMEFYCEACETAMCGECRAGEHREHGTVLLRDVVEQHKAALQHQLEAVRGRLPQLSTAIALVGGISQQLQERKAEALAQISAAFEDLEQALQQRKQALVSDLENICGAKQKVLQTQLDTLRQGQEHIGSSCSFAEQALRLGSAPEVLLVRKHMRERLAALAAQAFPERPHENAQLELVLEVDGLRRSVLNLGALLTTSATAHETVATGEGLRQALVGQPASLTVTTKDKDGRLVRTGSAELRAEITGPDGTRLPVPVVDHKNGTYELVYTARTEGELLLSVLLYGQPVRGSPFRVRALRPGDLPPSPDDVKRRVKSPGGPGSHVRQKAVRRPSSMYSTGGKRKENPIEDELVFRVGSRGREKGEFTNLQGVSAASSGRIVVADSNNQCIQVFSNEGQFKFRFGVRGRSPGQLQRPTGVAVDTNGDIIVADYDNRWVSIFSPEGKFKTKIGAGRLMGPKGVAVDRNGHIIVVDNKSCCVFTFQPNGKLVGRFGGRGATDRHFAGPHFVAVNNKNEIVVTDFHNHSVKVYSADGEFLFKFGSHGEGNGQFNAPTGVAVDSNGNIIVADWGNSRIQVFDSSGSFLSYINTSAEPLYGPQGLALTSDGHVVVADAGNHCFKAYRYLQ from the exons ATGGCAAAGAGGGAGGACAGCCCTGGCCCAGAAGTGCAGCCAATGGACAAGCAGTTCCTGGTGTGCAGCATCTGCCTGGATCGGTACCGGTGCCCCAAAGTTCTGCCTTGCCTGCATACCTTCTGTGAGAG ATGTCTCCAGAACTACATCCCTGCCCAGAGCCTGACGCTTTCCTGCCCGGTGTGTCGGCAGACGTCCATCCTCCCCGAGCAGGGTGTCTCAGCACTGCAGAACAATTTCTTCATCAGCAGCCTCATGGAGGCCATGCAGCAAGCACCCGATGGGGCCCACGACCCCGAGGACCCCCACCCCCTCAGCGCTGTGGCTGGCCGCCCTCTCTCCTGCCCCAACCATGAAGGCAAG ACGATGGAATTTTACTGTGAGGCCTGTGAGACAGCCATGTGCGGAGAGTGCCGCGCAGGAGAGCATCGGGAGCATGGCACAGTGCTGCTGCGGGACGTGGTGGAGCAGCACAAGGCAGCCCTGCAGCACCAGCTTGAGGCTGTGCGTGGCCG CTTGCCCCAGTTGTCTACAGCTATTGCCTTAGTCGGGGGCATCAGCCAGCAGTTGCAAGAGCGCAAGGCAGAAGCCCTGGCCCAGATCAGTGCAGCCTTCGAGGACCTGGAGCAAGCGCTACAGCAGCGCAAGCAGGCTCTGGTCAGCGACTTGGAGAATATTTGTGGGGCCAAGCAGAAG GTGTTGCAAACCCAGTTAGACACACTGCGCCAGGGTCAGGAGCACATCGGCAGTAGCTGCAGCTTCGCGGAGCAGGCACTGCGTCTGGGCTCTGCCCCGGAGGTGTTACTGGTGCGCAAGCACATGCGAGAGAGGCTGGCAGCTCTGGCAGCTCAGGCCTTCCCAGAACGGCCACATGAGAATGCACAGCTAGAACTGGTCCTTGAGGTTGATGGGCTGCGAAGATCGGTGCTTAATCTGGGCGCATTGCTCACCACCAGTGCCACTGCACACGAGACAGTGGCCACAGGCGAGGGCCTGCGCCAGGCACTAGTGGGCCAACCCGCCTCGCTCACTGTCACTACCAAAGACAAAGATGGGCGGCTGGTGCGCACAGGCAGCGCTGAGCTGCGAGCAGAGATCACAGGCCCGGATGGCACGCGCCTTCCTGTGCCAGTGGTGGACCACAAGAACGGCACTTATGAGCTAGTGTACACTGCACGCACCGAAGGCGAGCTGCTCCTCTCAGTGCTGCTCTACGGGCAGCCAGTGCGTGGCAGCCCCTTCCGTGTGCGTGCCCTGCGTCCTGGGGACCTGCCACCTTCCCCTGACGACGTGAAGCGCCGTGTCAAGTCCCCTGGTGGACCAGGCAGCCATGTGCGCCAGAAGGCAGTGCGTAGGCCCAGCTCCATGTACAGCACAGGTGGCAAACGGAAGGAGAACCCAATTGAGGACGAGCTCGTCTTCCGTGTTG GCAGTCGTGGAAGAGAGAAGGGTGAATTCACTAATTTACAAGGTGTGTCTGCAGCTAGCAGTGGTCGCATTGTGGTAGCAGACAGCAACAATCAGTGTATCCAG GTTTTCTCCAATGAGGGCCAGTTCAAGTTCCGTTTTGGGGTCCGAGGGCGCTCACCTGGGCAACTGCAGCGCCCCACAGGTGTGGCAGTGGACACCAATGGAGACATTATCGTGGCAGACTATGACAACCGTTGGGTCAGCATCTTCTCCCCTGAGGGCAAATTCAAG ACCAAGATTGGAGCCGGCCGCCTCATGGGGCCCAAAGGAGTGGCTGTAGACCGGAATGGACATATCATTGTGGTTGACAACAAATCTTGCTGTGTCTTCACCTTCCAACCGAATGGCAAGCTGGTTGGACGTTTTGGGGGCCGTGGGGCTACTGACCGCCACTTTGCAG GGCCCCATTTTGTGGCTGTGAATAACAAGAACGAGATTGTAGTAACGGATTTCCATAACCATTCAGTGAAG GTATACAGTGCCGATGGAGAGTTCCTCTTCAAGTTTGGCTCCCATGGTGAGGGCAACGGGCAGTTCAACGCTCCCACAGGAGTAGCTGTGGACTCCAATGGGAACATCATTGTGGCAGACTGGGGCAACAGCCGTATCCAG GTGTTCGACAGCTCTGGCTCCTTCCTGTCCTATATCAACACTTCTGCAGAGCCACTGTATGGCCCACAGGGCTTGGCACTGACCTCGGATGGCCATGTGGTGGTGGCTGATGCTGGCAACCACTGCTTTAAGGCCTATCGCTACCTCCAGTAG
- the Timm10b gene encoding mitochondrial import inner membrane translocase subunit Tim10 B isoform X1, with protein sequence MEQQQQQQQLRNLRDFLLVYNRMTELCFQRCVPSLHHRALDAEEEACLHSCAGKLIHSNHRLMAAYVQLMPALVQRRIADYEASSAVPGVTAEQPRVSSSGS encoded by the exons atggagcagcagcagcagcagcaacaactgAGGAAC TTGCGAGACTTCCTGTTGGTTTACAATCGGATGacagaactctgctttcagcGCTGTGTGCCCAGCCTACACCACCGAGCTCTGGACGCTGAGGAG GAGGCTTGCCTGCATAGCTGCGCTGGGAAGCTGATCCATTCCAACCACCGCCTCATGGCTGCTTACGTTCAGCTCATGCCTGCTCTGGTACAGCGCCGCATCGCAGACTACGAGGCTTCCTCAGCTGTGCCGGGTGTTACTGCAGAACAGCCCAGAGTCTCGTCATCAGGCAGCTAG
- the Arfip2 gene encoding arfaptin-2 isoform X1: protein MTDGILGKAATMEIPIHGNGEAGQLPEDDGLEQDLQQVMVSGPNLNETSIVSGGYGGSGDGLIPTGSGRHPSHSTTPAGPGDEVARGIAGEKFDIVKKWGINTYKCTKQLLSERFGRGSRTVDLELELQIELLRETKRKYESVLQLGRALTAHLYSLLQTQHALGDAFADLSQKSPELQEEFGYNAETQKLLCKNGETLLGAVNFFVSSINTLVTKTMEDTLMTVKQYEAARLEYDAYRTDLEELSLGPRDAGTRGRLESAQATFQAHRDKYEKLRGDVAIKLKFLEENKIKVMHKQLLLFHNAVSAYFAGNQKQLEQTLQQFNIKLRPPGAEKPSWLEEQ, encoded by the exons ATGACGGACGGGATCCTAGGGAAGGCAGCCACAATGGAGATCCCCATCCATGGGAATGGTGAAGCTGGGCAGCTTCCTGAAGATGACGGGCTGGAGCAG GACCTCCAGCAGGTGATGGTGTCAGGACCCAACCTCAATGAAACTAGCATTGTGTCTGGTGGCTATGGGGGCTCTGGTGATGGACTCATCCCCACAG GGTCTGGCCGCCATCCATCTCACAGTACCACGCCTGCTGGCCCTGGAGATGAGGTGGCTCGGGGCATCGCTGGAGAGAAGTTTGACATTGTCAAGAAATGGGGCATCAACACATATAAG TGCACAAAACAGCTGTTATCAGAGCGATTTGGCCGGGGCTCCCGGACTGTGGACCTGGAGCTAGAGTTGCAGATTGAGTTGCTGCGTGAGACGAAGCGCAAGTATGAAAGTGTCCTGCAATTGGGTCGGGCACTGACAGCCCACCTCTACAGTCTGCTGCAGACTCAGCATGCACTAGGTGACGCCTTTGCTGACCTCAGCCAGAAGTCCCCAGAGCTTCAG GAGGAATTTGGATACAATGCAGAGACTCAGAAGCTGCTGTGCAAGAATGGGGAGACACTTCTAGGGGCTGTGAACTTCTTTGTTTCTAGCATCAACACTTTGGTCACCAAGACCATGGAAGACACACTCATGACTGTCAAACAGTATGAGGCTGCCAG gctggAATATGATGCCTACCGAACAGACTTAGAGGAGCTGAGCCTAGGTCCCCGGGATGCAGGGACACGTGGTCGACTTGAGAGCGCCCAGGCCACTTTCCAGGCCCATCGGGACAAGTATGAGAAGCTTCGGGGAGATGTGGCTATCAAGCTCAAGTTCCTGGAAGAAAACAAG ATCAAGGTGATGCACAAGCAGCTGCTGCTCTTCCACAATGCTGTGTCCGCCTACTTTGCTGGGAACCAGAAACAACTGGAGCAGACCCTGCAGCAGTTCAACATCAAGCTGCGGCCTCCAGGAGCTGAGAAGCCCTCCTGGCTAGAGGAGCAGTGA
- the Trim3 gene encoding tripartite motif-containing protein 3 isoform X3 encodes MGPTTPRTPTPSALWLAALSPAPTMKTMEFYCEACETAMCGECRAGEHREHGTVLLRDVVEQHKAALQHQLEAVRGRLPQLSTAIALVGGISQQLQERKAEALAQISAAFEDLEQALQQRKQALVSDLENICGAKQKVLQTQLDTLRQGQEHIGSSCSFAEQALRLGSAPEVLLVRKHMRERLAALAAQAFPERPHENAQLELVLEVDGLRRSVLNLGALLTTSATAHETVATGEGLRQALVGQPASLTVTTKDKDGRLVRTGSAELRAEITGPDGTRLPVPVVDHKNGTYELVYTARTEGELLLSVLLYGQPVRGSPFRVRALRPGDLPPSPDDVKRRVKSPGGPGSHVRQKAVRRPSSMYSTGGKRKENPIEDELVFRVGSRGREKGEFTNLQGVSAASSGRIVVADSNNQCIQVFSNEGQFKFRFGVRGRSPGQLQRPTGVAVDTNGDIIVADYDNRWVSIFSPEGKFKTKIGAGRLMGPKGVAVDRNGHIIVVDNKSCCVFTFQPNGKLVGRFGGRGATDRHFAGPHFVAVNNKNEIVVTDFHNHSVKVYSADGEFLFKFGSHGEGNGQFNAPTGVAVDSNGNIIVADWGNSRIQVFDSSGSFLSYINTSAEPLYGPQGLALTSDGHVVVADAGNHCFKAYRYLQ; translated from the exons ATGGGGCCCACGACCCCGAGGACCCCCACCCCCTCAGCGCTGTGGCTGGCCGCCCTCTCTCCTGCCCCAACCATGAAG ACGATGGAATTTTACTGTGAGGCCTGTGAGACAGCCATGTGCGGAGAGTGCCGCGCAGGAGAGCATCGGGAGCATGGCACAGTGCTGCTGCGGGACGTGGTGGAGCAGCACAAGGCAGCCCTGCAGCACCAGCTTGAGGCTGTGCGTGGCCG CTTGCCCCAGTTGTCTACAGCTATTGCCTTAGTCGGGGGCATCAGCCAGCAGTTGCAAGAGCGCAAGGCAGAAGCCCTGGCCCAGATCAGTGCAGCCTTCGAGGACCTGGAGCAAGCGCTACAGCAGCGCAAGCAGGCTCTGGTCAGCGACTTGGAGAATATTTGTGGGGCCAAGCAGAAG GTGTTGCAAACCCAGTTAGACACACTGCGCCAGGGTCAGGAGCACATCGGCAGTAGCTGCAGCTTCGCGGAGCAGGCACTGCGTCTGGGCTCTGCCCCGGAGGTGTTACTGGTGCGCAAGCACATGCGAGAGAGGCTGGCAGCTCTGGCAGCTCAGGCCTTCCCAGAACGGCCACATGAGAATGCACAGCTAGAACTGGTCCTTGAGGTTGATGGGCTGCGAAGATCGGTGCTTAATCTGGGCGCATTGCTCACCACCAGTGCCACTGCACACGAGACAGTGGCCACAGGCGAGGGCCTGCGCCAGGCACTAGTGGGCCAACCCGCCTCGCTCACTGTCACTACCAAAGACAAAGATGGGCGGCTGGTGCGCACAGGCAGCGCTGAGCTGCGAGCAGAGATCACAGGCCCGGATGGCACGCGCCTTCCTGTGCCAGTGGTGGACCACAAGAACGGCACTTATGAGCTAGTGTACACTGCACGCACCGAAGGCGAGCTGCTCCTCTCAGTGCTGCTCTACGGGCAGCCAGTGCGTGGCAGCCCCTTCCGTGTGCGTGCCCTGCGTCCTGGGGACCTGCCACCTTCCCCTGACGACGTGAAGCGCCGTGTCAAGTCCCCTGGTGGACCAGGCAGCCATGTGCGCCAGAAGGCAGTGCGTAGGCCCAGCTCCATGTACAGCACAGGTGGCAAACGGAAGGAGAACCCAATTGAGGACGAGCTCGTCTTCCGTGTTG GCAGTCGTGGAAGAGAGAAGGGTGAATTCACTAATTTACAAGGTGTGTCTGCAGCTAGCAGTGGTCGCATTGTGGTAGCAGACAGCAACAATCAGTGTATCCAG GTTTTCTCCAATGAGGGCCAGTTCAAGTTCCGTTTTGGGGTCCGAGGGCGCTCACCTGGGCAACTGCAGCGCCCCACAGGTGTGGCAGTGGACACCAATGGAGACATTATCGTGGCAGACTATGACAACCGTTGGGTCAGCATCTTCTCCCCTGAGGGCAAATTCAAG ACCAAGATTGGAGCCGGCCGCCTCATGGGGCCCAAAGGAGTGGCTGTAGACCGGAATGGACATATCATTGTGGTTGACAACAAATCTTGCTGTGTCTTCACCTTCCAACCGAATGGCAAGCTGGTTGGACGTTTTGGGGGCCGTGGGGCTACTGACCGCCACTTTGCAG GGCCCCATTTTGTGGCTGTGAATAACAAGAACGAGATTGTAGTAACGGATTTCCATAACCATTCAGTGAAG GTATACAGTGCCGATGGAGAGTTCCTCTTCAAGTTTGGCTCCCATGGTGAGGGCAACGGGCAGTTCAACGCTCCCACAGGAGTAGCTGTGGACTCCAATGGGAACATCATTGTGGCAGACTGGGGCAACAGCCGTATCCAG GTGTTCGACAGCTCTGGCTCCTTCCTGTCCTATATCAACACTTCTGCAGAGCCACTGTATGGCCCACAGGGCTTGGCACTGACCTCGGATGGCCATGTGGTGGTGGCTGATGCTGGCAACCACTGCTTTAAGGCCTATCGCTACCTCCAGTAG